One window from the genome of Podospora pseudocomata strain CBS 415.72m chromosome 6, whole genome shotgun sequence encodes:
- a CDS encoding hypothetical protein (EggNog:ENOG503NZE0; COG:D): MSLAIQFLTKIRGFALEADGASLKDWLQVENDVPDIYYNLAHEIRSNYPDNGSDALEKFVDNCLPEEDNVPEGKGSPWPGFNSFIKDYLEYWRDVNFDDVVNVYTRLSELLISCANALANPTYGVMLLPTSMALSESLSKLVMSLTRQPEVLALIEGDETGDGESKSVVEMAADIIQKFFTSCLGDRSSTRWAPPKGKKVAVYLFANLTLKLLFACEKSHLAVQMFTNLSTSGPALALYPASQRVTFLYYLGRFNFDNAHYFRAHMCLEEAYRQCHTSFLKHRRQILTWWIPSNMLCGRFPSVNLLSRPDAAGFGEVFLPICRAVRSGNFVAFRAALEGKREWLWERGLYLVFLYRLKPLLWRSLTRKTFLLRSGMMDDAVGGKGGEGNKAASLAFEDVVTTATYVQRLLEGYTRAGFGELVPPPGGPKYLMPSEGLIFGNKKPDVDSVESVVAGLVYGGLLQGFIARQQGKFAVEGAKRYGGNAVRAGWPGVYEALGQRFRESWEEGLEAADRGEGEVVGEFGECPGWVRDSS; the protein is encoded by the exons ATGAGTCTCGCAATCCAATTCCTGACCAAGATTCGCGGCTTTGCCCTCGAGGCAGACGGCGCCAGCCTCAAAGACTGGCTGCAGGTCGAGAACGATGTCCCGGATATATACTACAACCTGGCGCACGAGATCAGATCAAACTATCCAGACAACGGGAGCGACGCCCTCGAGAAATTCGTCGACAACTGTCTTCCAGAGGAAGATAACGTGCcagaggggaaggggtcgCCGTGGCCGGGGTTTAATTCCTTCATCAAGGACTACCTCGAGTACTGGCGCGATGTGAACTTTGACGATGTTGTCAATGTTTACACTAGGCTCAGTGAGCTGTTGAT ATCATGCGCCAACGCGCTTGCTAATCCGACCTATGGTGTTATGCTCCTTCCGACGAGCATGGCCTTGTCGGAATCCCTGTCGAAGCTGGTTATGAGCCTGACTAGACAGCCGGAGGTTCTAGCGTTGATAGAAGGGGATGAGACGGGTGACGGGGAGAGCAAGTCGGTTGTTGAGATGGCGGCGGATATTATCCAAAAGTTTTTCACGTCTTGTCTGGGTGACCGCTCCAGCACGAGATGGGCGCCGCCAAAGGGGAAAAAGGTGGCGGTTTATCTCTTTGCGAATCTAACTCTTAAACTCCTCTTTGCC TGCGAAAAATCTCACCTCGCCGTCCAAATgttcaccaacctctccacctctGGCCCAGCCCTGGCCTTGTACCCGGCCTCGCAGAGGGTAACCTTCCTCTACTACCTCGGCCGCTTCAACTTTGACAACGCGCACTACTTTCGCGCGCACATGTGCCTCGAGGAGGCCTACAGGCAGTGCCACACCTCCTTTCTCAAACACCGGCGCCAGATTCTCACTTGGTGGATCCCCTCCAACATGCTCTGCGGCCGGTTCCCGTCGGtgaacctcctctcccggccGGACGcggctgggtttggggaggttttCCTCCCAATATGCCGGGCGGTGAGGTCGGGGAATTTTGTGGCGTTTCGGGCGgcgttggaggggaagagggagtgGTTGTGGGAGAGAGGGTTGTATCTGGTTTTTCTGTATCGTCTCAAGCCCTTGCTTTGGAGGTCgctgacgaggaagacgttTCTGTTGAGGtcggggatgatggatgatgcggtgggggggaaggggggggagggtaaTAAGGCTGCTTCGTTGGCTTTTGAGGATGTGGTGACTACGGCGACGTATGTGCAGAGATTGCTCGAGGGGTATACTCGGGCCGGATTTGGGGAACTTGTCCCTCCGCCGGGGGGGCCGAAGTACTTGATGCCGTCCGAGGGGTTGATTTTTGGGAATAAGAAGCCGGATGTGGACAGTGTCGAGAGTGTTGTTGCGGGCTTGGTTTACGGGGGGTTGCTGCAGGGGTTTATTGCGAGGCAGCAGGGGAAGtttgcggtggagggggcgaaGAGGTACGGGGGGAATGCGGTCAGGGCTGGGTGGCCTGGGGTGTATGAAGCGCTTGGGCAGAGATTTAGGGAgagctgggaggaggggctggagGCTGCAgataggggggagggggaggtggtgggggagtttggggagtgTCCTGGTTGGGTGAGGGATTCGAGCTGA
- a CDS encoding hypothetical protein (COG:Z; EggNog:ENOG503NWJ6): MSNANSIKVVARFRPQNRVEIESGGQPIVTFQGPDTCTVDSKEAQGSFTFDRVFDMSCKQSDIFDFSIKPTVDDILNGYNGTVFAYGQTGAGKSYTMMGTNIDDESGKGVIPRIIEQIFSQIMSSPANIEYTVRVSYMEIYMERIRDLLQPQNDNLPVHEEKSRGVYVKGLLEIYVSSVQEVFEVMRRGGNARAVAATNMNQESSRSHSIFVVTITQKNVETGSAKSGQLFLVDLAGSEKVGKTGASGQTLEEAKKINKSLSALGMVINALTDGKSSHVPYRDSKLTRILQESLGGNSRTTLIINCSPSSYNDAETLSTLRFGMRAKSIKNKAKVNAELSPAELKQMVAKAKNQITTFENYIADLQSEVQLWRAGDAVPKERWVPPLLEDRVSGTKADSRPARPATPSRLLERTGAETPSAAERSGTPSLPLDKDEREEFLRRENELQDQLAEKETHAAAIGRQLRETKEELAIIKEHDGKLGKENERLISESNEFKMQLERLAFENKEAQITMDGLKDANSELTAELDELKQQMLDMKMSAKETSAVLDEKEKKKAEKMAKMLAGFDLSGDVFSDNERSVADAIAQLDALFEIASSGDPVPPDDLKALREKLLEVQGFVRQAELSSFSAASTEAEVQKRQELEAKLTALQQEHEDILSRNLDEADKEEVKALLAKTLSDKSSTQAELVEGLRTDLNVRVAENEKLKALVDDLQRRVKSNGAVPMANGKTVQQQLAEFDVMKKSLMRDLQNRCERVVELEISLDETREQYNNVLRSSNNRAQQKKMAFLERNLEQLTQVQRQLVEQNSALKKEVAIAERKLIARNERIQSLESLLQESQEKMAQANHKFEVQLAAVKDRLEAAKAGSTRGLGSPTGLGGFNIGSRIAKPLRGGGDNNTTTTVSSNPTIASLQQQNAPVENKRSSWFFNKS; encoded by the exons ATGTCGAACGCAAATAGCATCAAGGTCGTGGCTCGGTTTCGCCCGCAAAATCGGGTAGAAATCGAGTCTGGCGGTCAGCCCATTGTCACCTTTCAAGGCCCAGACACCTGCACTGTCGAT TCCAAGGAAGCGCAGGGCTCCTTCACGTTTGACCGTGTCTTTGATAtgtcatgcaagcaatcagACATTTTCGACTTTTCCATCAAGCCCACCGTCGACGATATCCTCAACGGTTACAATGGTACCGTCTTCGCCTATGGTCAGACCGGTGCCGGTAAATCGTACACCATGATGGGTACCAACATCGACGACGAAAGTGGAAAGGGTGTGATTCCAAGAATCATCGAGCAGATTTTCTCCCAGATCATGTCGAGCCCGGCCAATATCGAGTATACAGTGCGCGTCAGCTACATGGAGATCTACATGGAGCGCATCCGCGATCTGTTGCAGCCACAAAACGACAACCTACCAGTCCACGAGGAGAAGAGCAGGGGTGTCTACGTCAAGGGGCTGCTGGAGATTTACGTATCGAGTGTGCAGGAAGTCTTCGaagtgatgaggagaggcGGCAACGCCAGAGCTGTCGCGGCGACCAACATGAACCAGGAGTCTTCTCGATCGCATTccatcttcgtcgtcaccatcacccaaaAGAATGTCGAAACCGGCTCGGCCAAGAGTGGTCAGCTCTTCTTGGTCGATTTGGCCGGTAGTGAAAAGGTTGGCAAGACGGGCGCCAGCGGACAAACGCTGGAGGAAGCCAAAAAGATCAACAAGAGTTTGAGTGCCCTCGGCATGGTCATCAACGCCCTGACGGACGGCAAATCATCACACGTTCCCTACAGAGACTCAAAACTCACCCGTATTCTACAGGAATCTCTGGGTGGTAACAGTCGGACGACCCTCATTATCAACTGCTCCCCTTCCAGTTACAACGATGCCGAGACACTCAGCACGCTCCGTTTCGGCATGCGCGCCAAATCCATCAAAAACAAGGCCAAGGTCAACGCCGAGCTCAGCCCTGCCGAACTCAAGCAAATGgtggccaaggccaagaaccAAATCACAACCTTTGAGAATTACATTGCCGACCTGCAGAGCGAAGTTCAGTTATGGCGTGCCGGCGACGCCGTGCCAAAGGAGAGGTGGGTCCCACCCCTTTTGGAAGACAGAGTATCAGGCACAAAGGCAGACTCAAGGCCGGCCCGGCCCGCAACGCCTTCCCGATTACTGGAGCGTACCGGCGCTGAAACGCCTTCTGCTGCCGAGAGATCTGGGACACCAAGCCTCCCTCTGGACAAGGATGAACGAGAAGAGTTCTTGCGCCGGGAGAATGAGCTCCAGGACCAGCTTGCCGAAAAGGAGACACATGCTGCCGCCATTGGGAGACAACTCCGTGAGACAAAGGAGGAgcttgccatcatcaaggagcACGATGGAAAGCTCGGAAAGGAAAACGAAAGGTTGATCAGCGAGTCTAACGAGTTCAAGATGCAGCTGGAAAGGTTAGCATTCGAGAACAAGGAGGCTCAGATCACCATGGACGGGCTCAAGGATGCCAACTCGGAGCTTACCGCCGAGCTGGACGAGCTCAAGCAGCAGATGCTTGACATGAAGATGAGCGCCAAAGAGACCAGTGCCGTCctggatgagaaggagaagaagaaggcggagaagatggccAAGATGCTTGCCGGCTTCGATCTCAGCGGGGATGTGTTTAGCGACAACGAGCGATCCGTCGCCGATGCAATCGCGCAACTAGACGCCCTCTTCGAGATTGCCTCGAGTGGCGACCCTGTCCCCCCTGACGACCTCAAGGCCCTCAGGGAGAAGCTCTTGGAGGTGCAGGGTTTCGTACGACAGGCCGAGCTGTCTAGCTTCAGTGCTGCCTCCACCGAGGCCGAAGTGCAAAAGAGAcaggagctggaggccaAGCTGACTGCTCTCCAACAAGAGCACGAGGACATCCTGTCCAGGAACCTGGATGAGGccgacaaggaggaggttaaGGCCCTTCTCGCCAAGACGCTGTCCGACAAGTCCAGCACACAAGCCGAGCTCGTCGAGGGTCTCCGGACCGACCTCAACGTCCGCGTGGCAGAGaacgagaagctcaaggctcTCGTTGATGACCTCCAACGCCGGGTCAAGTCCAACGGGGCGGTGCCCATGGCCAACGGCAAGAcggtgcagcagcagctggctgaGTTTGAcgtgatgaagaagagtcTCATGCGCGACCTCCAGAACCGGTGCGAGCGCGTGGTGGAGCTCGAAATCTCCTTGGATGAGACTCGCGAGCAGTACAACAATGTGCTCCggagcagcaacaaccgggcacagcagaagaagatggcGTTTCTGGAGCGCAACCTGGAGCAGCTCACGCAGGTGCAGAGGCAGCTGGTGGAGCAGAACTCGgcgctgaagaaggaggtggcgATTGCGGAGCGCAAGCTGATTGCGCGCAACGAGAGGATCCAGAGCTTGGAGAGCTTGCTGCAGGAGAGccaggagaagatggcgCAGGCGAACCACAA ATTCGAGGTGCAGCTCGCCGCCGTCAAAGACCGGCTCGAGGCGGCGAAGGCCGGAAGCACAAGGGGGCTGGGTTCGCCGACTGGCCTCGGTGGCTTCAACATTGGCAGCCGAATCGCCAAGCCGCTTCGTGGCGGAGGTGACAACAATACTACGACGACTGTTTCTAGTAATCCTACGATTGCCAgcttgcagcagcagaatgCTCCGGTTGAGAATAAGAGGTCGAGCTGGTTTTTTAACAAGTCGTAG
- a CDS encoding hypothetical protein (EggNog:ENOG503NV1W; COG:I), whose translation MTAMMSRALRLSPQLKSGSARLFSSQACLRKEIRDAYILSASRTPTGKFNGAFLNVSGPQLGAVAIKSAIEKSKVPVDKITDVYMGNVLQASVGQAPARQAAIFAGLPPSVEAITINKVCASGLKAVAFAAQNIQLGLAEAQVAGGFENMSRVPYYVPRASNLPPFGHVKMEDGLIKDGLTDVYDQFHMGNCAENTVKKYKLTREEQDKYAIQSYERSQAAWKAGAFADEIAPVTVKGKKGDVIVGEDEGYLDIKLDKVPTLKPAFVRDGTGTVTAANSSTLNDGASALVLGSKEIAQQYGSGSRVLARIVSSADAALDPIDFPVAPAKAVPIALERAGITKDQVAVWEFNEAFAAVIKANEKILGLEGARVNPVGGAISLGHALGSSGSRILTTLLHQLKPGEYGVAAICNGGGAATAMVVQRIESV comes from the exons ATGACGGCAATGATGTCAAGGGCGCTACGCCTGTCGCCGCAACTTAAAAGCGGCTCGGCTCGGCTGTTTTCTTCACAAGCTTGCCTTCGCAAGGAGATTCGAGACGCATACATCTTGAGCGCTTCCCGCACACCAACAGGAAAG TTCAACGGCGCTTTCCTGAATGTTAGCGGGCCACAGCTCGGCGCCGTCGCCATCAAGTCTGCCATCGAGAAGTCAAAGGTGCCCGTCGACAAGATCACCGATGTCTACATGGGCAATGTCCTCCAGGCCTCGGTTGGGCAGGCCCCGGCGCGCCAGGCCGCCATCTTTGCCGGACTTCCTCCCTCCGTCGAGGctatcaccatcaacaaggTCTGCGCTTCTGGTCTGAAGGCTGTGGCATTTGCGGCGCAAAACATCCAGCTGGGTCTGGCCGAGGCTCAGGTTGCCGGCGGCTTCGAGAACATGTCGAGAGTACCATACTACGTGCCCCGCGCGAGCAATCTGCCTCCGTTTGGTCATGTCAAGATGGAGGACGGTCTCATCAAGGATGGTCTTACCGACGTCTATGACCAGTTCCACATGGGCAACTGCGCCGAGAACACGGTGAAGAAGTACAAGCTCACCCGCGAGGAGCAAGATAAATATGCGATCCAGTCCTACGAGAGATCACAGGCCGCCTGGAAGGCTGGTGCCTTTGCTGATGAGATTGCGCCGGTTACtgtcaagggcaagaagggcGACGTCAtcgttggcgaggatgaggggtaTCTCGATatcaagctcgacaaggtTCCCACGCTCAAGCCCGCCTTCGTCCGTGACGGAACTGGCACCGTGACTGCCGCGAACTCGTCGACTCTCAACGATGGTGCCAGTGCCCTTGTGCTTGGCAGCAAGGAGATTGCGCAGCAGTACGGCTCCGGCTCAAGAGTTCTCGCGCGCATTGTCAGCTCCGCCGATGCTGCCCTGGACCCCATTGATTTCCCTGTCGCTCCGGCCAAGGCTGTTCCCATTGCTCTGGAAAGGGCTGGCATCACCAAGGACCAGGTGGCTGTGTGGGAGTTCAACGAGGCGTTCGCCGCTGTGATCAAGGCTAACGAGAAG AttctggggttggagggtgcGAGGGTGAACCCTGTTGGTGGAGCGATTTCGCTGGGCCATGCGCTGGGCAGCTCGGGCTCGCGCATTCTCACCACCTTGCTTCACCAGCTGAAGCCCGGTGAGTACGGTGTTGCGGCTATCTGCAACGGCGGAGGTGCCGCGACAGCGATGGTTGTGCAGAGAATCGAGTCTGTATGA
- the UBC2 gene encoding Ubiquitin-conjugating enzyme E2 2 (COG:O; EggNog:ENOG503NXSQ), which translates to MSTAARRRLMRDFKRMQTDPPAGVSASPVPDNVMTWNAVIIGPADTPFEDGTFRLVMHFEEQYPNKPPSVKFISQMFHPNVYATGELCLDILQNRWSPTYDVAAVLTSIQSLLNDPNTGSPANVEASNLYKDNRKEYTKRVRETVEKSWED; encoded by the exons ATGTCGACGGCAGCCCGCAGACGTCTCATGCGAGACTTCAAG CGCATGCAAACCGACCCTCCCGCTGGCGTTTCTGCTTCTCCGGTTCCAGACAATGTGATGACTTG gAATGCCGTCATTATTGGACCCGCCGATACTCCATTCGAAGACGGAACCTTTAGACTCGTGATGCATTTCGAAGAACAGTATCCCAACAAGCCGCCCTCGGTCAAGTTCATCAGCCAGATGTTCCATCCCAACGTCTACGCCACCGGCGAACTCTGCTTGGATATCCTCCAGAATCGCTGGAGTCCCACGTACGATGTCGCGGCTGTTCTTACGAGTATTCAAAG TTTGCTCAACGACCCGAACACGGGATCCCCAGCGAACGTCGAAGCTTCCAATTTGTACAAGGACAACCGTAAGGAGTACACGAAAAGAGTCagggagacggtggagaAGAGCTGGGAAGACTAA